The genomic window GGTGGGAGATGATCCAGGCCAGCGCGGCGGCCAGCCCGGCCTGGACGGCCAGGCCCAATGCCATCCGGACCCGGTGCAGCCGGTCGTGCAGGGTGGCCTTCCCCCGGTGGCGCAGCTGGTCCATCGCCTCGGCGATCCGCGCCGCGTCGACGTCCACCATCCCGTTCTTAAAGGAGGTGCGACGCACGAACGACGGTCGTCGGTCCCGGGCCACGGCCATGGCGGGGACTACCCGCGTCACACCCGGTGAATCCTCGCTGTGGGGCAGACTGCACCGGGTGGGAGAGCTGATCGAGCGGTGGCGGGACGCCGCCCGGGGCGCCGGGGCGACCGATCCGGCCGGGGTGGAGCAGGCCGGGGAGCGGCTGCTGGCCGGCTGGCGGGAGCCGCACCGGCACTACCACACCCTGGACCACCTGACCGCGGTGCTCGACGTGGTCGACGGCCACGCGGCCGCCGCCCGTCGTCCCGACCTGGTCCGGCTGGCCGCCTGGTGCCACGACGCGGTCTACGACCCGCGGGCCGGCGGCGACGCCAACGAACGGGCCAGCGCGGCCCTCGCGGGCGCGCTGCTCGCCGACGCCGGGCTGCCGGCCGAGGCGGTGGCCGAGGTCCGCCGGCTGGTGCTGCTCACCGCCGGGCACGCGGTGGCCGGCGACGACCCGGACGGGGCCCTGCTCTGCGACGCCGACCTGGCGGTCCTGGCCAGCCCACCACCGGTGTACGACCGCTATGCCGCCGCCGTCCGCCGCGAGTACGCCCACGTCCCCGACCCGGACTTCCGCGCCGCCCGCGCGAGGATCCTGGAGTCCCTCCTGGCCCTCCCCGCCCTCTACCGCCTCCCCACCCCCCGCGCCCGTTGGGAGACCCCCGCCCGCACCAACCTCACCCGCGAACTGACCACCCTCCGCCCCTGACCCCCACCCCGCCCCCACCCCGGCGATCTTGCGGTTGGCGCCCGGGCGAAACGGACGGATCAGCCCAGATCCGGGGCCCGAAGTGCAAGATCGCGCAAGGGGTGGGGTGGGCGGGGGCGGGTGAGGTGTTTGGGGCGGCGGAGGCCGGCGTCGCGGAGGAGGCGGACCAGGTCGCGGCTGGGGACGACGTGGGCGCCGAGCCAGACCGCCATGGGGAAGCGCTCGGCGGGGATGTCGTAGTGGTCCCGGTCGAAGCCGCGGCGGGGCGCGCCGAGCGCCTCGGCGAAGGCGTGCAGCTCGGCGTAGGAGACGTCGCTGATCAGGTGCGACCAGAGCCGGCCGCGCCACGGCACGGTCGGCCGGTCCAGGTAGAGCATGGCGGCAAATCTAGCCCGCCGCGCCGGGCCGGTTGATGATCAGCTTCGGCCGACCTAGCCTTCCCGGCATGGCCGGTACCCCCCTCCTCGACGACCTGCGGGCCGCGCTCGGCGACGCCGCCGTCCTGACCGACCCGGACCTGCTCCGGATGCACGAGCGGGACGAGGCCGACCTCTGCGCCGCCGGCACGCCGCTGGTGGTCACCCGGCCACGGGACACCGAGCAGGTGGTGGCGGTGGTCCGGGCGGCCGCCCGGCACGGCGTACCGGTGGTGCCGCAGGGGGCCCGGACCGGGCTGGCCGGCGCGGCGAACGCCGTCGACGGCGCGGTGGTGCTCAGCACCGTCGCGATGGACCGGATCCTGGAGATCGACCCGGTGAGCCGGATCGCCGTGGTGCAGCCCGGCGTGGTCAACGCGGCGCTGGCCGGGGCGGTACGCGGGCACGGCCTCTGGTACCCGCCCGACCCCGGCTCCTGGGAGTCCTCCACCATCGGCGGCAACGTCGCCACCAACGCGGGCGGCATGTGCTGCGTGAAGTACGGGGTGACCACCGAGTACGTGCTCGGCCTGACCGTGGTGCTCGCCTCCGGCGAGGTGCTGCGCACCGGCCGGCGTACCGCCAAGGGGGTCGCCGGGTACGACCTGACCCGGCTCTTCGTCGGCTCCGAGGGCACCCTCGGGGTGATCACCGAGATCACCGTCTCGCTGCGGCCCGCCCCGGCGGAGTCGTTGACCCTGGTCGCGGTCTTCGGCTCGACCGCGGCCGCCGGGACGGCGGTCGCCGGGATCGCCGAGCGGGGGCTGAGCCCGAGCCTGCTGGAGCTGCTGGACCGGACCCACCTGACGGCCATCGAGGCGTACCGACCGATGGGGTTGCGCACCGACGCGCAGGCGCTGCTGCTGGCCGCCGTGGACACCGGGTCCCGGGCCGCCGCGGACCTGGCCCGGATCGCCGAGGTGTGCGAGGCGGCCGGCGCCGACGAGGTGTGGACGGCCACCGACGCGGTGGAGGCGGCGGCCCTGCTCCAGGCCCGCCGGCTGGCTCACCCGGCGATGGAGAAGTTCGCCGCGGACGCCTTCCCCGGCGGCAACGGCGGGCTGGTGATCGACGACGTGGCGGTGCCGCGCGGCGCGCTCGCGGCGCTGCTGGACGGGGTGGCCCGGATCGCCACCGAGTGCGCCGTGCCGATCGGCGTGGTCGGGCACGCCGGCGACGGCAACATGCACCCGAACATCGTGGTCGACCGGGCCGACCCGGCCAGCGTCGAGCGCGGCCGGCGGGCCTTCGACGAGATCATGCGGCTGGGCCTGGAGCTCGGCGGCACCTGCACCGGGGAGCACGGCGTGGGGCTGCTCAAGCGGGACTGGCTGGCCCGGGAGATCGGCCCGGTCGGGATCCGGGTGCACCAGGCGATCAAGGCCGCGCTGGACCCGGCGGGCCTCTTCAACCCCGGCAAGGTGCTCTGACCCGGCCCACCCCGCCGGACCGGGTGGACGGCCCGGTTTCGACCGATCCGGGGCGCGGTCAGCCGCGGACCTCGGCCGGCGTCGCCTGGGTGAGCAGCAGCAGGATCTCGCCGGCGACCGGTGGCCGCTCCTCACCCGGGCAGTCCTGCGAGGTGATGGTCAGGTCCGACGGGATGAGCAGGGTGGAGGTCAGCGCGTCGATGCAGGCCCCCTTGTACTGGCGGGCCTCGTCGGTCTCCTTCGCCAGGCCCGGGTCGGCCAGCATCTGCTGCAACCGCTGCACCTGGTCCGGGGCGAGCTCGCCGGTCGAGTTCACCCCGTCGCCGGCGCAGTCCCGACAGGCCCACCTGCCGTTCGGCTCGACGTCCAGGGACCGGACCGGGCCGTCCGCGCCGAGCTTCTGCACCAGCGAGACCCGGCGTGGCCCGGTGGGGGCCGACGCCCCCTCGCCCGCGGGTGTGCCTCCGCGCTGCGGCGTCGTGGACCCCTCGGCCCGGTCGAAGACCGAGCAACCGGTCAGGGCGACCGCCAGCAGAAAGCCGACCGAAAATACGACGACACGCGACCATGAAGGGCGAAGCACGCACGGCAACCTACCCCACCGTAGGTTGCGCCGGTACCCGCCGACCGGCCGTGCGCTGATCGCCTACCGGTGCCCGGCGGATCGGCTACCGGGGGGACGAGGGAAGTTCAACGACGTCGCCGTCGACACCCCGGTCCGCCGCGAACCCCCGGACGTCGGGAGCGCCGAGCCGGGCCGCGTCCGCCGCCACGTCGTCCGCCATCAGCTGCGACTGGCGCTCCGCCTCCACCCGCGCCCGGTAGTGCGCCACCTCGCGGGCCCGGGTCGCCTCGTCCCAGCCGAGCACCGCGCCCATCAGCTCCGCGGCGTGCTCCGCCGAGTCCAGGCCGCGGTGGCTGGTCTCGAAGGAGATCCGGGTACGCCGGGTCAGCACGTCCTCCAGGTGCAGCGCCCCCTCGGCCCGGGCCGCGTACGTGACCTCGGCGGCCAGGTACTCCGGGGCGCCGGCGAGCGGGGAGCCCTGCAACGGGTCCGCGTCGATCAGGGCGAGCAGGTCGCGGCTGAGCGTGCCGTACCGCTCCAGCAGGTGTTCGACCACTCCCACCGGGACCCCGTGCCGGCGGGCCAGGTCGGCCCGGTCCCGCCACGTCGCCGCGTACCCGTCGGCGCCGAGCAGCGGCAGGTCGGCGGTGCGGGACGGTCGGGTCCAGCCCAGCCGGTGGACCGCCCGGTCGACCACGTCCGAGGCCATCACCCGGTACGTCGTGTACTTGCCACCGGCGACCAGCAGCAGCCCCAGCATCGGCTCCACCACCGCGTGCTCGCGGGAGAGCTTGGAGGTGGAGTCCGCCTCGCCGGCCAGCAGCGGGCGCAGCCCGGCGTACACGCCCTCGATGTCGGCGGTGGTCAACGGCCGGTCGAGCACCGCGTTGACCTGTTCCAGCAGGTAGTCGATGTCCTTGGCGGTGGCCGCCGGGTGGGACCGGTCCAGCCGCCAGTCGGTGTCCGTGGTGCCGATGATCCAGTGGCCACCCCACGGGATGACGAAGAGCACGCTGGTGGCGGTGCGCAGGATCAGCCCGGTCTCGCCGGTGATCGCCGAGCGGGGCACCACCAGGTGCACGCCCTTGGAGGCCCGGACCCGCACCCCGGGGCGCAGCCCGACGTCGTTGAGCATCCGGGACATGTCGTCGCTCCACACGCCGGTGGCGGCGATGACCGTGCGGGCGCGTACCTCGAACTCGGCGTCCGGTGAGCCGGCGGGCGCCTCGAGGTCGCGGACCCGGACCCCGGTGACCTCGCGGGCCTGGCGGATCAGGCCGACCGCCCGCGCGCTGGTCACCACGGTCGCGCCGAGGCTGGCCGCGGTCCGCGCCAGGGTCACCACCAGCCGGGCGTCGTCGACCTGCCCGTCGTAGTAGCGGATCGCCCCGGCCAGGGCGTCGGCGCGGAGGCTGGGGAAGATCCGACGGGCGCCCTCGCGGGTCAGGTGCCGGTGCAGCGGCATGCCGCGCCCGCCGCCGAAGACGCCGGCGAACGCGTCGTACGCGGCCACCCCGGCCCCATAGTAGGAACGCCGGAAGAGCCGCCCGGGCAGGTCGCGCAGCCCCCGCCCGGCGGGGAGCGGGACCAGGAACGGCACCGGGCGCACCAGGTGCGGCGCGAGCCGGGTGGCGAGCAGCCCCCGCTCGGTCAGCGCCTCGTGGACCAGGTGGAACTCGAGCTGCTCCAGGTAGCGCAGGCCGCCGTGGATGAGCTTGCTGGACCGGCTGGAGGTGCCGGCGGCGTAGTCGCGGGCCTCCACCAGGGCCACCTTGAGGCCGCGGGAGGCGGCGTCGAGCGCGGCGCCCGCGCCGGTCACCCCGCCGCCGATGACCAGCACGTCGAACCGCTCGGCGCGGAGCCGGCGCAGGTCGTCGGCGCGGCGGGCGATGGAGAGCTGGCCGGCCGCGGATCGGGACACGTTGGGGTCGCGCACCCGTCCACGGTAACCGTCCCGGCGGTCCCGCGGCATGCGCGGGCCGCACCGTACGGTGATCGGCATGGAGATCGGTCCCTGGCCGCCCCCCGGTCGGCCCGTGCCGCCGCCGGCCCCCGCTCCGGACCGGCCGGGCCCGTGGCCGGTGGTGGCGGCGGTGCTGGTCGGCGGCTGGATCGCGCTGGTGACGGTGCTCGGGCAGGTGGCCGGCTGGGCCGTCGACCAGGCGGTGCTGGTCGCCGGCCTGGACCGGGCGGTGCCGACCTGGCCCCTGGTCGCCCTCGGCACGGTGCTGCTGGCCGGCGCGCCCACGCTGGCGCTGGCCCTGCTCCCCCGCGCCCCGGTGGTGCGGGCCACCGGCCGGGTCTGGCTGGCCGGGGCGCTGGCGCTGGGCGCGCTGACCCTGCTGCGGGCCCTGCCGCCGGTGCACCAGGAGGCGTACCTGGCCGCCCTGGCCGCCACCGCCGCCCTGCTGGCGGCCCTTCTCGGTCGGCTGCCCGACCATCGCCGGGCCACGGCGGCGGCCAGCGGCGCGGGCGCGTCCGCGGGCGGCGTCACCCCGCTGGCGGTGGCGGCCGGGGCGGCGCTGCTGCTGCCCTGGGCGTGGCTGGGGGCGCTGGGTGGCCTGTTGGAGACGCTGCTCGCCGGGCTCGCCGCCGCCGCGCTCGGCGCCCTCGCCGGGGTGCTGCTCGACGCGGCGTTCTGGGCACGGTTCACGGTGGGCGCGCCGCCCCGGCCGGCCCGGCTGGTGCTGGTCGGCGGCCTGGTCGCCGGGGTCGTCCTGGCGCTGGTCGCGGCCGGGTCCGGGCAGTCCGGCGCGCAGTTGCCCACCCTGTTCCTGCTGCCTCCGCTCGGCTTCGTGCTGGCCGCGCTGCACGCGGTGGCCGCCCGCGCGGGCCGGCCGCTCGGCCGCGCCCCGGTGCGTTGGCTGGTCGGGCTCGGCGTGCTGGGCCCGCTGGCCCTCGCCGACCCGGAGGAGCTCACGGTGCTCCTCGCGACCACCCGCGACGTGCCGTTCTGGGTCGCGGTCGCGACCGGCGCCGCGTTCGCCGTCGCGGTGCTGCTCGCCGTCGGGTACGGCGTCCTGCTGGCCCGGCCGCGCGCCGGCACGCCCCGCGGCCGGGTGGCCGGGGTGGCCGCCGCGGCCCTGCTCGCCGCGGTCGCGGTGGTCCACGTGGTCCCCGGGCAGCCCGGCCTGTACGGCGACCGGCTGCTGGTGGTGCTCCGCGAACAGGCCGACCTGAGCGGCATCCCGAGCGGGGCGCCCGGCCGGGCCGGCCGGGACGTCCGAGCCGCCGAGGTCTACCGGCGGTTGGTGGCCACGGCCGACCGGACCCAGGCGGAGCTGCGCCGGGAGCTGACCCGGCTGCGCCTGCACCCGACCCCGTACTACCTGGTCAACGCCATCGAGACGGACGGCGGGCCGGAGGTCCGGGCCTGGCTCTCCGGGCGGCCCGAGGTGGCCCGGGTGCTGGTCAGCCAGCGGCTGCGGCCGCTGCCGGCGGCGGCCCGGCCCGCCCGGGGCCGGCTGCCCGCGCCGGCCGGACCGGCCTGGAACATCTCGCTGATCGGCGCCGACCGGGTCTGGTCCGAGCTGGGTGTGACCGGCTCGGGCGTCGTGGTCGGCGCCTCCGACTCCGGCGTCGACGGTCGGCATCCGGCGCTGGCCGCCGGCTTCCGCGGCGGCGACGACTCCTGGTACGACCCGTGGGCGCACACCCGTACCCCGAACGACCAGGCCGGACACGGCACCCACACGGCGGGCAGCGCGGTGGGGCGGGACGGGATCGGCGTCGCCCCCGGCGCCGCCTGGGTGGGCTGCGTCAACCTGGACCGCAATCTGGGCAGCCCGGCGCGTTACCTGGACTGCCTCCAGTTCATGCTGGCGCCGTTCCCGTACGGCGGGGATCCGTTCACCGACGGGCGGCCGGGCCGGGCGCCGGACGTGCTGACCAACTCGTGGGGCTGCCCGCCGATCGAGGGCTGCGACGCGGCGGCGCTCCGGCCGGCCACCGCCGCGCTGGCCGCGGCGGGCATCCTGGTGGTCGCGGCGGCCGGCAACACCGGCCCGTACTGCGGTTCGGTGGCCGACCCGCCGGGGCCGTACCCGGACGTGCTGACCGTCGGTGCGGTGGACCGGGCGCGGCAGCTCACCCGCTTCTCCAGCCGGGGGCCGGCGGCCGGCGGGGCGGCCAAACCGGACCTGGTCGCTCCCGGCGCGGACGTTCTCTCCGCGTACCCCGGTGGGGGTTACGCGACCCTGGCCGGCACCTCGATGGCGACCCCGCAGGTGGCCGGGGTGGTGGCGTTGATGTGGTCGGCGAACCCGGCGCTGGCCGGCGACCTGACCCGGACCCGGCGGATCCTCCGGGACACCGCCACCCCGGCCACCGTCCCCCCGGCCGCCGACCGCTGCGGCGGCGACGCGGACCTGGTCGGCGCCGGCCTGGTCGACGCGTACGCCGCCGTCCGGGCGGCCCGCGCCGGGTGAGCGGGGCGGCCGGGCGGGCCCGAGCCGATTCGGCGGTGCCGCCGGGCCGCCGGATGACCTAGGGTCGGCGACCATGGACGCGGAGATCATCGAGCTGGACCCGGACCGCCTGCCCGCCGTCGTCGACCTCTGCCGGCGGGCGCTCGACCTGCCCGAGGACGCCGCCGAGGCGCCGGCCATCCTGGACACCCTGACCACCCGGGCGGCGGCCGACCGCCCGGTGCTGCTGATCGGCGCGGTTCGCGGGCCGGAGCTGGTCGGGGTGCTGGTCGGGTCGACCTCGCAGCGGGACCCGCGGCTCGGGCACGTCGACCTGGTGGCGGTGGCGCCCGGGGAGCGCCGCCGGGGTGTCGGGCGGGCCCTGCTGGCCGAGGCGGAACGGCGGCTCGCCGGGCTGGGCGCGGCCGAGCTGCTGCTGGCCGGCAATCCGCCGCACTACGCCTGGCCGGGCATCGACGTGCGCTACACCCCGGCGGTCTGCGCCGCGCTCCGGCTCGGTTACCGGCAGGACAGGACGGCGTGGAACATGACCGCGGACCTGTCGGACGGCTCACCGGCGCTGCGCTCGACGGAGGCCGCCGAACGCCGGCTGGCCGGTCAGGGCGTCACGGTACGCCGGGCCGAGCCGGCGGACCTGGCCGCGCTGGCCGCCTTCGCCCGCGCCACCTTCGGCGGGACGTGGGACGGCGAGCTGGCCGGCTCGGTGGGGCGGCCGGACGCCGGGGCGCACCTGGCGGAGCGGGACGGCGAGATCCTCGGCTTCGCCGCGTACGGCTCGTCGCGGCCGAGCTGGTTCGGGCCGATGGGGACGGCCCCGGCGGCGGAGGGCTCCGGTATCGGCGGGGTGCTGCTCCGCCGCTGCCTGCGGGACCAGGCGGTGGCGGGGATCGGTGCGGCGCAGATCGGCTGGGTGGGGCCGGTGCCGTTCTATTCGGGCAGCGCCGGCGCCCGGATCGAGCGGGTCTTCTTTCTGTACCGGAAGGCGATCGGCGGGCACCCGGTCGGATAATTAAAGGGGCGAAAAGGATATAGACGCCAATAATGCCATTCGCCCGCCCCGGTCATCGACCGCGCCCTACGGTTGCCCGTAGAGGAGGCAGCCATGACCACGGATAACGAAGGGATCGACGACCAGCCCGCGAGCTGGCCACCGGTCGGTGAACTTCCCGGGCAACTGCCGTTCGACCGGCTCGACTACGGCGACGCCGAGCAGCTGGCGGAGATGGCCGGCGCCGACGCACCTGCGGCCGAGGAGGCCCGGCAACCGGTCGACGAACCGATCCGGATCCGGCCGCCGTACGACCGGAAGCACAAACGACGCAACCAGCGACCACTGCCGACGTGACGGACGGAAAGGGGGCGGACCGCTGACGCGGCCCGCCCCCTTTCGGCGTTCGGTGGAACTGGACTCAGAAGTCCATCTCCCCGCCACCCGGACCAGCCGGGGCGGCCGGGGTCTTCTCCGGCTTGTCCGCCACGACGGCCTCGGTGGTGAGGAAGAGCGCCGCGATCGACGCGGCGTTCTGCAGCGCCGAGCGGGTCACCTTGGCCGGGTCGATGATGCCCGCGGCCAGCAGGTCGACGTACTCGCCGTTGGCGGCGTTCAGGCCGTGACCCGGCTCGATGTTGCGGACGTGCTCGACGACCACGCCACCCTCGAGGCCGGCGTTGACGGCGATCTGCCGCAGCGGGGCGTCCAGCGCGATCTTGACGATCTGCGCGCCGGTCGCCTCGTCGCCGGTCAGGTCCAGCTTGTCGAAGGCGGTCTTGCCGGCCTGGACCAGCGCGACGCCACCACCCGGGACGATGCCCTCCTCGACGGCGGCCTTCGCGTTGCGGACGGCGTCCTCGATGCGGTGCTTGCGCTCCTTGAGCTCGACCTCGGTGGCCGCGCCGACCTTGATCACCGCAACACCGCCGGCCAGCTTGGCCAGGCGCTCCTGCAGCTTCTCCCGGTCGTAGTCGGAGTCGCTCTTCTCGATCTCGGCGCGGATCTGGTTGACCCGACCCTGGATCTGCTCGGCGTCACCGGCGCCGTCGACGATGGTGGTCTCGTCCTTGGTCACCACGACCTTGCGGGCGCGGCCCAGCATGTCGAGGCCGACGGCGTCCAGCTTGAGGCCGACCTCCTCGCTGATGACCTGGCCACCGGTGAGGATGGCGATGTCGGCCAGCATGGCCTTGCGGCGGTCACCGAAGCCCGGCGCCTTGACGGCGACCGACTTGAAGGTGCCGCGGACCTTGTTGACCACCAGGGTGGCCAGGGCCTCGCCCTCGATGTCCTCGGAGATGATCAGCAGCGGCTTGCCCGACTGCATGACCTTCTCCAGGATCGGGAGCAGGTCCTTCACCGACGAGATCTTGCTGTTGACGATCAGGAGGTACGGGTCGTCGAAGACGGCCTCCATACGCTCCGGGTCGGTCATGAAGTACGCGGAGATGTAGCCCTTGTCGAAGCGCATGCCCTCGGTGAGCTCAAGCTCCAGGCCGAAGGTGTTGCTCTCCTCGACGGTGATGACGCCTTCCTTGCCGACCTTGTCCATCGCCTCGGCGATGATCTCACCGACGGTGCTGTCACCGGCGGAGATGGAGGCGGTGGAGGCGATCTGCTCCTTGGTCTCGACGTCCTTGGCGAGCTTGGACAGCTCCTCCGAGACGCTGGCCACGGCGGCCTCGATGCCCCGCTTCAGGGCCATCGGGTTGGCACCGGCGGCCACGTTGCGCAGGCCCTCGCGAACCAGGGCCTGGGCCAGGACGGTCGCCGTCGTCGTGCCGTCACCGGCCACGTCGTCGGTCTTCTTGGCGACCTCCTTGACCAGCTCGGCGCCGATCTTCTCGTACGGGTCCTCGAGCTCGATCTCCTTGGCGATGCTCACACCATCGTTGGTGATGGTGGGGGCACCCCACTTCTTCTCGAGCACGACGTTGCGGCCCTTGGGGCCGAGCGTCACCTTCACGGCGTCGGCGAGCTGGTTCATGCCCCGCTCGAGGCCGCGGCGCGCCTCTTCGTCGAACGCGATCATCTTGGCCATACGGCGTTGTCCTCCTGGACACTCACGGGCCACCCGAGTGTGTGCCCCGGATGGGCCGCCTGGTGTACGCACCTTGGGACGTCGCCACCTGGCGACGACGACGTCTCCTCGGTCGGGCCGGACAGCCCGCGACGACCGGCCATGTGCCACTCCGGCGCCATCGAGACGCCGGCGTGGCCGTGGCCCTACCGCCCCGACCATTGGCACTCACGGTATGCGAGTGCCAATGACTTGTTTAGCACTCTCCCTTGCCGAGTGCAAGCACGATGGCCCCGCTCAGCCGAGTTCCGCCGCGAGTCGGGCGGCGTTCACCGGGCCCTCATGGGCGCGCTGCTCGGCGTACGTGGCGAGGAGCCCGACGAGCTGGGCCACCTGAACCGGGACGAGCAGCACGGCGGCCACCAGGGCGACCCCGACCGCGCCCGCCGCCGTGGCCGGGGCGTCCATCGGGTGCGTGCCGAACGGCAGCTGGCCGACCGCCTGCAGCATCAGGCCGACCAGGGCGCCGACGAGCAGCACCGCGGCGACCAGCGCGACCCGGCCCAGCACCATGCCGAACCGCTGGTGGAAGATCCGGAAGGAGCGGCCGATCGGATTCTGCCGCTCGAAGAGGTAGACCGGGCCGATCAGGGCGAACGCGAAGGCCAGGTAGAGCCCCGGCAGCAGGCAGAAGCACATGCCGACCCCGATCAGCAGCGAGGAGAGCAGCGTCCAGCCCCAGAGGCCGAGCATCCGGCGCAGCCCGAACCGGAACGCCGTGCCGAGGCCGACCGGCTCACCGGCCGCCTGCCGGGTGACCACCCAGGCCCCCGCGGCCCAGCCGAGGCTCTGCAACGGGCCGAGAACCAGGGCGGCGACCAGCAACGCGGCGTAGAAGGTCAGGACGTCCGGGAGGTAGCCGTCGGGCAGGACCGGGGCGCCGTCGGCGGCGGTGCCGACCTCGCCCGAGGGCGCGAGGGCGAGGGAGAGCACCGAGGTTGCCGCGGCCGGCAGCGCCTGGGTGAGCAGCATGATCGGCAGCAGCAGGCGCGAGCCGCGCCGCACCGCCCCCGCGCAGCGGGAGAACCAGCCGCCGATGCCGGCATGCGGCGGGGTGACCAGCGGGTCGTTCGGATCCCAGCCCGGGTCCGCGGGATACCAGCCGTACGGCTGGCCGCCCGGGTACGGCCCGGCGGCGTAGGGACCAGGGGCGTAGGGGCCGGCGGCGTACGGGCCGGCCGCGTAGGGACCAGGGGCGTAGGGACCGGCCGCGTACGGGCCGGCCGCGTAGGGACCAGGGCCGTAGGGACCGGGGGCGTACGGGCCGGTGGACACGGGGTCGCCCGGGGTCGGCCGGACCCACCCCTGGGGCGGCCCGGCCGGGCCTGCCGGGTCCGGCATTCCGGGCTGCCCGGGACCGCCCGGCGCGGCGGAACCCGGGTCACCGGGCGACGCCGGGGTGACCGGCTCGACGGGACCCGACGGGGGCTGGTCGGACATGAACCCTCCTCAGCGGCGATGGCTGGAACGGCTCATGATCTTCCCCGGTGCGCGCCCGCACCGCTGCCCCTGATCGGAGTGGAAAAGCCGCCCGACGGGCGGCGACGGGTCAGGCGATGACGCGGACCCGCTCGGCCTGCGGGCCCTTCTGACCCTGGGCGATCTCGAACTCGACCCGCTGGCCGTCGTCCAGCGCCTTGTAGCCGTCCATCTCGATCGCGGAGAAGTGGACGAAGACGTCCTGCCCGCCGTCGACGGCGATGAATCCGTAGCCCTTTTCGGAGTTGAACCACTTCACGGTGCCCTGTGCCACGGTGCACTTCCTCACTCTGCGCGGCGTTCCACAAGCCCGGACGCCGGCCGAGGCCGCGCCCGGACCACCGTTTCGGCGATCGGCGACGGCCGCTGAATCGGTGACCGAAATCGCACGCTACACGAGGAGTGACGACCGCGCACGACCACAAATCGGGCATATTCCGGGCAGGATCGGACCCGGCGCGACATGGACGGTCGTCCCTCCGGTATGCATGCGACATGACGAGCGCGCCGACCACGACAGCCACCCGGACGGCC from Micromonospora kangleipakensis includes these protein-coding regions:
- a CDS encoding cold-shock protein; translation: MAQGTVKWFNSEKGYGFIAVDGGQDVFVHFSAIEMDGYKALDDGQRVEFEIAQGQKGPQAERVRVIA
- the groL gene encoding chaperonin GroEL (60 kDa chaperone family; promotes refolding of misfolded polypeptides especially under stressful conditions; forms two stacked rings of heptamers to form a barrel-shaped 14mer; ends can be capped by GroES; misfolded proteins enter the barrel where they are refolded when GroES binds), whose product is MAKMIAFDEEARRGLERGMNQLADAVKVTLGPKGRNVVLEKKWGAPTITNDGVSIAKEIELEDPYEKIGAELVKEVAKKTDDVAGDGTTTATVLAQALVREGLRNVAAGANPMALKRGIEAAVASVSEELSKLAKDVETKEQIASTASISAGDSTVGEIIAEAMDKVGKEGVITVEESNTFGLELELTEGMRFDKGYISAYFMTDPERMEAVFDDPYLLIVNSKISSVKDLLPILEKVMQSGKPLLIISEDIEGEALATLVVNKVRGTFKSVAVKAPGFGDRRKAMLADIAILTGGQVISEEVGLKLDAVGLDMLGRARKVVVTKDETTIVDGAGDAEQIQGRVNQIRAEIEKSDSDYDREKLQERLAKLAGGVAVIKVGAATEVELKERKHRIEDAVRNAKAAVEEGIVPGGGVALVQAGKTAFDKLDLTGDEATGAQIVKIALDAPLRQIAVNAGLEGGVVVEHVRNIEPGHGLNAANGEYVDLLAAGIIDPAKVTRSALQNAASIAALFLTTEAVVADKPEKTPAAPAGPGGGEMDF